TTGATAAAAACGCCGATAGAAACGCGATGATCATCATACTTTTTAAACCTCAATTTGAAGTAGGAAAAGATGTAAAACGCAACAAAAAAGGCGTTGTAACCGATAAAAATGCAGTCTTACTTGCGATGAAAAAATTTGAACTCGCGTGTGCAAAGTTTGGTTGGACGCTTCTTGATACAATGGAGTGCGATATAAAAGGAAAGGAAGGAAATGCCGAATTTTTCTACACTTTTAACAAAAGATAACATAACAGCGGTTGCGATAGGGCATTTTGACGGTATTCATCGCGGTCATAAACAGCTTTTAAAAAGGCTTGGTCAATACGGCGGACTTGTTATAATCGATAAAAATAAAGCTAATATCACGCCAAAGTTAAAACGCGCTGAATACTCAAGCTATCCGTGTTTTTTGTATGATTTTGAAAGCATCAAAGGACTTAGCGGCGAAGAGTTTATCGCTCTTTTAAAGCGCGATTTTAAAAATTTAAAAAAGATAGTCGTCGGATTTGATTTTAGGTTTGGAAGAAATAGAGCTTGGGACAAGCGCGATTTGATGCGTATTTTTGATGGAGAGGTTGATGTTGTTGATGAGTATTGTTTTAACGAAATGGGTGTGCATAGCTCTACTATACGTGAATACATCAAAGATGGCAAGATAGCCCATGCAAATGCACTTTTAGGACGCGAGTATTCGATAGAGGGTGATGTCGTAAAAGGGCAAGGCATCGGAGCAAAAGAGCTTGTTCCTACACTAAATTTACGTATCCAGAGCTACTTGCTGCCAAAGGCGGGAGTTTATGCCACAAGAACTAGGATAGGCTATAAGACTTACGGCTCTGTTACGTTTGTGGGCAACCGCGTTAGTACAGATGGCGCTTTTAGCGTTGAAACTCACATCATCGGC
This is a stretch of genomic DNA from Campylobacter sp. RM6914. It encodes these proteins:
- a CDS encoding bifunctional riboflavin kinase/FAD synthetase produces the protein MPNFSTLLTKDNITAVAIGHFDGIHRGHKQLLKRLGQYGGLVIIDKNKANITPKLKRAEYSSYPCFLYDFESIKGLSGEEFIALLKRDFKNLKKIVVGFDFRFGRNRAWDKRDLMRIFDGEVDVVDEYCFNEMGVHSSTIREYIKDGKIAHANALLGREYSIEGDVVKGQGIGAKELVPTLNLRIQSYLLPKAGVYATRTRIGYKTYGSVTFVGNRVSTDGAFSVETHIIGEEVHPSAERIAVCFVKALRENKKFNSLAELKEQIKKDIEQAKQFSGVCELFLMSQK